Proteins encoded together in one Sinorhizobium meliloti window:
- a CDS encoding Lrp/AsnC family transcriptional regulator gives MHVTDKDRELLAILSENARMPTATIARRLGLSRTTVQARIERLEREGVIAGYGVRLSENYEKGLVRAHVLITIAPRALGRVTPELAAIREIRMLHSVSGSFDLIAVVAAASISELDLLIDRIGEIEGVEKTLSSIILSTRIDR, from the coding sequence ATGCATGTGACGGACAAGGATCGCGAACTCCTCGCCATACTGAGCGAGAACGCCCGCATGCCGACGGCGACGATCGCCCGCCGGCTCGGCCTGTCGCGCACCACGGTGCAGGCGCGCATCGAGCGGCTGGAGCGCGAGGGGGTGATCGCAGGCTATGGCGTGCGCCTCTCGGAAAACTACGAGAAAGGCCTCGTGCGAGCGCATGTTCTGATCACGATTGCGCCGCGAGCGCTCGGTCGGGTCACGCCCGAGCTCGCCGCCATTCGCGAAATCCGCATGCTGCATTCCGTCAGCGGCAGCTTCGATCTGATCGCGGTCGTCGCTGCAGCGTCGATCAGCGAGCTTGACCTGTTGATCGACCGGATCGGCGAAATCGAGGGTGTCGAAAAGACCCTGTCCTCCATCATTCTCTCGACGCGCATCGATCGCTGA
- a CDS encoding manganese/iron ABC transporter ATP-binding protein, whose product MNLQEKARAYPGAAPQDEDGGIRVSGATVTYRNGHRALRDASFEIPTGTIAALVGVNGSGKSTLFKAIMGFVRLAKGDISILGLTVTQALKQNLVAYVPQAEEVDWNFPVLVEDVVMMGRYGHMNMLRIPKKADHEAVETALARVGMSEFRKRQIGELSGGQKKRVFLARALAQNGRVILLDEPFTGVDVKTEDAIIRLLVALREEGRVMLVSTHNLGSVPEFCDRTILLKNTVLAYGPTETTFTRENLELAFGGVLRHFVLGGENLHDDADPRQLSVISDDERPLVMYGARDRMVAQPAKPESDSEADSE is encoded by the coding sequence ATGAACCTTCAGGAAAAGGCCCGCGCCTATCCGGGAGCTGCTCCGCAAGACGAGGATGGCGGCATTCGCGTCAGCGGTGCTACGGTGACCTACCGCAACGGCCACCGGGCGCTGCGCGACGCCTCCTTCGAAATCCCGACGGGCACCATCGCGGCCCTCGTCGGCGTAAACGGCAGCGGCAAGTCGACGCTGTTCAAAGCGATCATGGGCTTCGTCCGGCTGGCCAAGGGCGACATCTCGATCCTGGGCCTCACCGTGACGCAGGCATTGAAACAGAACCTCGTCGCCTATGTCCCGCAGGCCGAAGAGGTCGACTGGAATTTTCCCGTCCTGGTCGAAGACGTGGTGATGATGGGCCGTTACGGCCATATGAACATGCTGCGCATCCCCAAAAAGGCCGATCACGAGGCGGTCGAGACGGCGCTGGCACGGGTCGGCATGAGCGAGTTCCGCAAGCGCCAGATCGGCGAGCTTTCCGGAGGCCAGAAGAAGCGGGTCTTCCTGGCCCGGGCACTTGCCCAGAACGGCCGCGTCATCCTGCTCGACGAGCCTTTCACCGGGGTCGACGTGAAGACGGAGGACGCTATCATCCGCCTGCTCGTCGCGCTTCGCGAAGAGGGTCGTGTGATGCTCGTCTCCACCCATAATCTCGGAAGCGTGCCGGAATTCTGCGACCGCACCATCCTCCTGAAAAATACGGTGCTCGCCTACGGTCCGACGGAAACCACCTTCACCCGCGAAAACCTGGAGCTCGCCTTCGGGGGCGTCCTGCGTCACTTCGTGCTCGGCGGAGAGAACCTTCATGACGATGCCGATCCACGCCAGCTCTCGGTCATCAGCGACGACGAGCGTCCGCTCGTCATGTATGGCGCCCGCGACCGCATGGTCGCGCAGCCGGCCAAACCGGAATCGGATTCCGAGGCGGACTCCGAATGA
- a CDS encoding metal ABC transporter permease yields MIATLIEPFAYSYMVNAMWVSALVGAVCAFLSAYLMLKGWSLIGDALSHSIVPGVAGAYMLGLPFSLGAFFSGALAAGAMLFLNQRTRLKEDTIIGLIFTSFFGLGLFMVSLSPTSVNIQTIVLGNILAITPADTLQLAIIGIVSLLILSAKWKDLMVTFFDESHARSIGINTTFLKVLFFTLLSASTVAALQTVGAFLVIAMVVTPGATAYLLTDRFPRLIVISVAIGALTSFVGAYASYFLDGATGGIIIVLQTAIFLFAFVFAPKHGLLAARRRASEALETA; encoded by the coding sequence ATGATCGCCACGCTCATCGAGCCGTTCGCCTATAGCTACATGGTGAATGCCATGTGGGTAAGCGCACTCGTGGGCGCGGTCTGCGCGTTCCTTTCGGCCTATCTCATGCTGAAGGGCTGGTCGCTGATCGGCGATGCGCTCTCTCACTCGATCGTGCCGGGCGTCGCCGGGGCCTACATGCTCGGGCTTCCCTTCTCGCTGGGCGCCTTCTTTTCCGGTGCGCTTGCCGCCGGTGCCATGCTGTTCCTCAACCAGCGCACGCGGCTGAAGGAGGACACGATCATCGGCCTGATCTTCACCTCCTTCTTCGGCCTCGGCCTGTTCATGGTGTCTCTGTCGCCGACCTCGGTGAACATCCAGACGATCGTGCTCGGCAATATCCTCGCCATCACGCCGGCCGACACCTTGCAGCTCGCCATCATCGGCATCGTCTCGCTGCTGATCCTGTCCGCGAAGTGGAAGGACCTGATGGTGACTTTCTTCGACGAAAGCCACGCCCGCTCGATCGGCATCAACACCACCTTCCTGAAGGTGCTCTTCTTCACGCTCCTTTCGGCCTCGACCGTGGCGGCGCTGCAGACGGTCGGCGCCTTCCTCGTCATCGCCATGGTCGTCACCCCCGGCGCAACCGCCTATCTCCTGACCGACCGTTTCCCGCGGCTGATCGTGATCAGCGTCGCGATCGGGGCCCTGACGAGCTTCGTCGGCGCCTATGCGAGCTACTTCCTCGACGGCGCAACCGGGGGCATCATCATCGTCCTGCAAACTGCGATCTTTCTGTTCGCCTTCGTATTTGCCCCGAAACACGGGCTGCTCGCTGCACGCCGCCGCGCATCCGAGGCTCTGGAGACCGCATGA
- a CDS encoding F0F1 ATP synthase subunit gamma, whose product MPSLKDLKNRIASVKATQKITKAMKMVAAAKLRRAQEAAEAARPYSQRMAAVLANIAQAVGADDSAPRLMTGTGKDDTHLVIVCTAERGLCGGFNSQIARFARDHVRKLLAQGKTVKIICVGKKGFDMLRRDFASLIIDRVDLREVKKIGFENADRIGHKVIELFDNGEFDVCTLFYSEFKSVISQIPTAQQLIPASAGEVAAEGEGASAIYEYEPEAGAILSDLIPRNISVQIFRALLENVAGEMGAKMSAMDNATRNAGEMIDKLTLSYNRQRQAQITKELIEIISGAEAL is encoded by the coding sequence ATGCCTTCACTTAAGGATCTGAAGAACCGGATCGCCTCCGTCAAGGCGACGCAGAAGATCACCAAGGCGATGAAGATGGTCGCCGCGGCGAAGCTTCGGCGTGCGCAGGAGGCGGCCGAGGCCGCCCGGCCCTATTCGCAGCGCATGGCTGCCGTTCTCGCCAATATCGCCCAGGCGGTCGGCGCGGACGACAGCGCGCCGCGGCTGATGACGGGAACCGGCAAGGACGACACGCACCTGGTGATCGTCTGCACGGCCGAGCGCGGTCTTTGCGGCGGCTTCAACTCGCAGATCGCCCGCTTTGCCCGCGACCATGTGCGCAAGCTTCTGGCCCAGGGCAAGACGGTCAAGATCATCTGCGTCGGGAAGAAGGGCTTCGATATGCTTCGGCGCGACTTCGCGTCGCTGATCATCGACCGTGTCGACCTGCGTGAAGTCAAGAAGATCGGTTTCGAGAACGCGGACCGGATCGGCCATAAGGTCATCGAGCTCTTCGACAACGGCGAGTTCGACGTCTGCACCCTGTTCTATTCCGAGTTCAAGTCCGTCATTTCCCAGATCCCGACCGCCCAGCAGCTCATCCCGGCATCGGCCGGCGAAGTGGCCGCCGAAGGCGAAGGTGCATCGGCGATCTACGAATACGAGCCGGAAGCCGGCGCGATCCTCAGCGATCTCATCCCGCGCAATATCTCCGTGCAGATCTTCCGGGCCCTGCTCGAGAACGTCGCGGGTGAAATGGGCGCGAAGATGAGTGCCATGGACAATGCGACGCGCAACGCGGGTGAGATGATCGACAAGCTGACGCTCAGCTACAACCGTCAGCGGCAGGCGCAGATCACCAAGGAACTCATTGAAATCATCTCTGGCGCGGAAGCGCTCTAA
- the atpD gene encoding F0F1 ATP synthase subunit beta, which translates to MAKAATPKETAAAKKPAAPKKAASAKTVVAATGAVGRVTQVIGAVVDVAFEEGQLPQILNALETDNNGNRLVLEVAQHLGENSVRTIAMDSTEGLVRGQKVADTGGPIAVPVGKETLGRIMNVIGEPVDEAGPLKTSARRAIHQDAPAYVEQSTEAQILVTGIKVVDLLAPYAKGGKIGLFGGAGVGKTVLIMELINNVAKAHGGYSVFAGVGERTREGNDLYHEMIESGVNKHGGGEGSKAALVYGQMNEPPGARARVALTGLTVAEQFRDEGQDVLFFVDNIFRFTQAGSEVSALLGRIPSAVGYQPTLATDMGQMQERITTTTKGSITSVQAIYVPADDLTDPAPATSFAHLDATTVLSRSIAEKGIYPAVDPLDSTSRMLDPMIVGEEHYEVSRKVQSTLQRYKALQDIIAILGMDELSEEDKIAVARARKIERFLSQPFFVAEVFTGSPGKLVALEDTIKGFKGLVNGEYDHLPEAAFYMVGSIEEAVEKAKKLAAEAA; encoded by the coding sequence ATGGCTAAGGCAGCTACCCCGAAAGAAACCGCAGCGGCGAAGAAGCCGGCTGCTCCGAAGAAGGCAGCTTCCGCCAAGACAGTCGTTGCGGCTACGGGTGCTGTCGGCCGCGTGACGCAGGTCATCGGCGCCGTCGTCGACGTCGCATTCGAAGAAGGCCAGCTCCCGCAGATCCTGAACGCGCTGGAAACCGACAACAACGGCAACCGCCTCGTTCTCGAAGTCGCACAGCATCTCGGCGAAAACTCCGTCCGCACGATCGCCATGGACTCGACCGAAGGTCTCGTTCGCGGCCAGAAGGTCGCCGACACGGGCGGCCCGATCGCGGTTCCGGTCGGCAAGGAAACGCTCGGCCGCATCATGAACGTCATCGGCGAGCCGGTCGACGAAGCCGGTCCGCTGAAGACTTCCGCCCGCCGCGCCATCCACCAGGACGCTCCGGCCTATGTGGAACAGTCGACCGAAGCGCAGATTCTCGTCACCGGCATCAAGGTCGTCGACCTGCTCGCTCCCTATGCGAAGGGCGGCAAGATCGGCCTCTTCGGCGGCGCGGGCGTCGGCAAGACCGTTCTAATCATGGAACTGATCAACAACGTCGCCAAGGCGCACGGCGGTTACTCCGTCTTCGCAGGCGTCGGCGAGCGGACCCGCGAAGGCAACGACCTCTATCACGAAATGATCGAATCCGGCGTGAACAAGCACGGCGGCGGCGAAGGCTCCAAGGCCGCACTCGTCTATGGCCAGATGAACGAGCCGCCGGGCGCCCGCGCACGCGTCGCGCTGACCGGCCTGACGGTCGCCGAACAGTTCCGTGACGAAGGCCAGGACGTTCTCTTCTTCGTCGACAACATCTTCCGCTTCACCCAGGCGGGCTCGGAAGTGTCGGCTCTGCTCGGCCGTATTCCTTCGGCCGTGGGCTATCAGCCGACGCTTGCAACCGACATGGGCCAGATGCAGGAGCGCATCACCACCACGACCAAGGGCTCGATCACCTCGGTTCAGGCGATTTACGTTCCCGCCGACGACTTGACCGACCCGGCACCGGCGACCTCGTTCGCGCACCTCGATGCGACGACGGTTCTGTCGCGTTCGATCGCCGAAAAGGGCATTTATCCGGCCGTGGATCCGCTGGATTCGACCTCGCGCATGCTGGACCCGATGATCGTCGGCGAAGAGCATTACGAAGTGTCGCGCAAAGTGCAGTCGACCCTGCAGCGCTACAAGGCCCTGCAGGACATCATCGCGATCCTGGGCATGGACGAGCTTTCCGAAGAGGACAAGATCGCCGTCGCCCGCGCCCGCAAGATCGAGCGTTTCCTGTCGCAGCCGTTCTTCGTCGCCGAAGTCTTCACCGGCTCGCCGGGCAAGCTGGTTGCGCTCGAAGACACGATCAAGGGCTTCAAGGGTCTCGTCAACGGCGAGTACGACCACCTGCCGGAAGCTGCCTTCTACATGGTCGGCTCCATCGAGGAAGCCGTCGAGAAGGCCAAGAAGCTGGCTGCCGAAGCCGCCTGA
- a CDS encoding DUF6030 family protein, with protein sequence MERKQQSRSGIAFFFVAVGLVFTAIAATVLLANEQRHLKQLLTGLGFSMTPPQAERLPETARGPRKKPEPPKALLPAHIFADLATPEQQFIRQIRSDPRALCEGLREAGFRDLEWKSAESGRWECSSLVPFARPGQEPSSSIFILVKGRGEEEITSFRVKLNIEHSGDTPVVTSAAAKAASVFLREVRWAGSASVTLQIQGLQEFDLKRFGSRIQFKREMGDTPRYNFLANQAARARPKSIAELYFDREKWLVPGDGASVSYIRGPSAWTRPVQSTEPQSAAGQPAGRGATPEH encoded by the coding sequence ATGGAGAGGAAACAGCAAAGCCGTTCCGGCATCGCTTTCTTCTTCGTCGCCGTGGGGCTCGTCTTTACGGCGATCGCCGCGACCGTGCTCCTGGCCAACGAACAGCGCCACCTGAAGCAGCTGCTCACAGGACTGGGTTTCTCGATGACGCCGCCGCAAGCGGAGCGGCTGCCGGAGACTGCCCGCGGTCCACGCAAAAAGCCCGAACCGCCAAAGGCACTCCTGCCCGCCCACATCTTCGCGGATCTTGCAACGCCGGAACAGCAATTCATCCGTCAGATCCGCAGCGACCCGCGGGCGCTTTGCGAGGGACTAAGGGAAGCCGGCTTCCGCGACCTCGAATGGAAATCCGCCGAGAGCGGCCGCTGGGAGTGCTCGTCGCTCGTTCCCTTTGCCCGCCCGGGCCAGGAGCCGAGCTCGTCCATCTTTATCCTGGTCAAGGGCCGTGGCGAGGAGGAGATCACCTCCTTTCGCGTAAAACTCAACATCGAGCACAGCGGGGACACACCGGTCGTCACCAGCGCTGCTGCCAAGGCGGCATCCGTCTTCTTGAGGGAGGTTCGTTGGGCGGGGAGCGCAAGCGTCACTCTCCAGATCCAGGGTCTCCAGGAATTCGACCTCAAGCGCTTCGGCAGTCGTATCCAGTTCAAGCGGGAGATGGGGGACACGCCCCGCTACAACTTTCTTGCCAATCAGGCCGCACGCGCGCGGCCGAAGAGCATCGCCGAGCTCTATTTCGACCGCGAAAAATGGCTGGTCCCGGGCGACGGCGCGAGTGTTTCCTATATCCGGGGCCCGAGCGCCTGGACGCGGCCGGTCCAATCGACAGAACCGCAAAGTGCAGCGGGGCAGCCTGCCGGGCGGGGCGCAACGCCCGAGCATTGA
- a CDS encoding F0F1 ATP synthase subunit epsilon produces MAESFNFELVSPERLLVSEKVTEVVIPATEGEMTVMANHAPTMTTVKPGVVAVKTAAGKTERYAVFGGFADILPSGCTLLAESAVHVDELDSTVLENRIEAARAELEGAGDEKKTRLEQFIAELTKLGEIVIPA; encoded by the coding sequence ATGGCCGAAAGTTTCAATTTTGAGCTTGTTTCCCCCGAGCGTCTGCTTGTCTCGGAGAAGGTGACCGAAGTCGTCATTCCGGCGACCGAGGGCGAGATGACCGTGATGGCCAATCACGCGCCGACCATGACGACCGTCAAGCCGGGCGTGGTCGCGGTCAAGACCGCCGCCGGCAAGACCGAGCGCTACGCCGTCTTCGGCGGTTTCGCCGATATCCTGCCTTCCGGCTGCACGCTTTTGGCCGAATCCGCCGTCCACGTCGACGAACTGGACAGCACGGTTCTCGAAAACCGCATCGAAGCGGCACGCGCCGAACTCGAAGGCGCCGGTGACGAGAAGAAGACGCGTCTGGAACAATTCATCGCCGAACTCACGAAGCTCGGGGAGATCGTGATCCCGGCCTGA
- a CDS encoding metal ABC transporter permease: MMPSLDMLLAVFEFEFMRNALLISVLVALPTAMLSCFLVLKGWSLMGDAISHAVFPGVVVSYIVGLPLAVGAFTAGMCCALLTGYLKENSRIKQDTVMGVVFSGMFGLGLVLYTKIQSDVHLDHILFGDMLGIGWGDILETGLIALLAAGILGLKWRDLLLHAFDPAQARAIGLRVGWLHYGLLAILSLTIVGALKAVGLILAIAMLIAPGAIAYLVTRTFGHMLAVAVIVAVAASFCGVYLSFFIDSAPAPTIVLLMTAIFLLAFAYSTWKVARAEAQRTSVE; this comes from the coding sequence ATGATGCCTTCGCTCGACATGCTCCTTGCCGTTTTCGAGTTCGAGTTCATGCGCAATGCGCTGCTGATCTCGGTCCTGGTCGCGCTTCCGACGGCGATGCTCTCCTGCTTCCTGGTCCTCAAGGGCTGGTCGCTGATGGGCGACGCGATCTCGCATGCGGTCTTCCCCGGCGTCGTCGTCTCCTACATTGTCGGCCTGCCGCTCGCCGTCGGCGCCTTTACGGCCGGCATGTGCTGCGCACTCTTGACCGGCTATCTGAAGGAAAACAGCCGCATCAAGCAGGACACGGTGATGGGCGTCGTCTTTTCCGGCATGTTCGGCCTTGGCCTTGTGCTCTACACCAAGATCCAGAGCGACGTGCATCTCGATCACATCCTCTTCGGCGACATGCTCGGCATCGGCTGGGGCGACATTCTGGAGACGGGCCTCATCGCGCTTCTCGCCGCCGGCATTCTCGGCCTGAAGTGGCGCGATCTGCTGCTCCACGCCTTCGATCCGGCTCAGGCACGCGCGATCGGTCTGAGGGTCGGTTGGCTGCACTACGGACTGCTGGCGATCCTGTCGCTGACGATCGTCGGCGCCCTCAAGGCCGTCGGGCTGATCCTGGCCATCGCCATGCTCATTGCCCCCGGCGCGATCGCCTATCTCGTCACGCGGACGTTCGGCCACATGCTGGCGGTCGCGGTGATCGTCGCCGTCGCCGCCTCCTTCTGCGGCGTCTATCTCTCCTTCTTCATCGACAGCGCACCGGCACCCACCATCGTCCTTCTGATGACGGCGATATTCCTGCTCGCCTTCGCCTATTCCACCTGGAAGGTGGCACGCGCCGAAGCGCAGCGGACAAGCGTGGAATAG
- a CDS encoding saccharopine dehydrogenase family protein has protein sequence MKDIVVIGAGKIGSTIARMLAHSGDYRVCVADRSAEQLQQVEKHDAVSTAVIDIADRKALVALLSGKFAVLSAAPFHLTVAIAEAAAEAKIHYLDLTEDVESTRQVKAIAAEADTAFIPQCGLAPGFISIVANDLSRHFDTLESVRMRVGALPQYPSNALNYNLTWSTDGVINEYIEPCEAIVEGSLIEVPAMEEREEFSLDGVTYEAFNTSGGLGTLCETLKGKVRTLNYKTIRYPGHAAIFKALLNDLGLRHRREVLKDILENALPTTTQDVVVIFVTVSGFREGRLVQETYANKVYSGVVAGRMQSGIQITTAGSICAVLDMLAQGKIPTKGFVRQEDIALDAFLANRFGHYYAQKHETERAAS, from the coding sequence ATGAAAGACATCGTCGTCATCGGTGCCGGCAAGATCGGCTCCACCATCGCGCGCATGCTGGCACATAGCGGCGACTACCGCGTCTGCGTCGCCGATCGCAGCGCCGAGCAGCTGCAGCAGGTCGAGAAGCACGATGCCGTCTCGACCGCAGTCATCGACATCGCCGACAGAAAGGCGCTCGTCGCCCTGCTCTCCGGAAAATTCGCCGTGCTCAGCGCCGCGCCGTTCCATCTGACGGTCGCGATCGCCGAAGCCGCAGCCGAGGCGAAAATCCACTATCTCGACCTGACGGAAGACGTCGAATCCACCCGCCAGGTCAAGGCGATCGCAGCTGAGGCCGACACCGCCTTCATTCCGCAATGCGGCCTTGCACCGGGCTTCATTTCGATCGTCGCCAACGATCTCAGCCGGCATTTCGATACGCTCGAAAGCGTGCGCATGCGCGTCGGCGCCCTGCCGCAATACCCGTCGAACGCTTTGAACTATAATCTCACCTGGAGCACCGACGGCGTCATCAACGAATATATCGAGCCCTGCGAGGCGATCGTCGAAGGTTCGCTGATCGAAGTTCCCGCGATGGAAGAGCGCGAGGAGTTCTCGCTCGACGGCGTCACCTACGAGGCCTTCAACACCTCCGGCGGCCTCGGCACGCTTTGCGAGACGCTGAAGGGCAAGGTCCGCACGCTCAATTACAAGACGATCCGTTATCCCGGCCATGCCGCGATCTTCAAGGCGCTCCTGAACGACCTCGGCCTGCGTCATCGCCGCGAGGTACTGAAGGACATCCTCGAAAACGCCCTGCCGACCACCACCCAGGACGTGGTCGTGATCTTCGTTACCGTTTCGGGATTCCGCGAAGGTCGCCTGGTGCAGGAGACCTACGCCAACAAGGTCTATAGCGGCGTCGTTGCGGGACGCATGCAGAGCGGCATCCAGATCACCACCGCCGGCAGCATCTGCGCCGTTCTCGACATGCTCGCCCAAGGCAAGATCCCCACCAAGGGCTTCGTCCGCCAGGAAGACATCGCGCTCGACGCCTTCCTCGCCAACCGCTTCGGCCACTACTACGCCCAGAAGCACGAGACGGAACGCGCCGCGAGCTGA